Proteins from a single region of Meiothermus cerbereus DSM 11376:
- a CDS encoding tRNA dihydrouridine synthase — MVAEPTTLTGFYARMLRVPRAVLAPMAGYTDAPFRRLAWEHGAAWTVSEMVLARGFLAGERKSTELGAPYPGEPNLVVQLFGDDPEVLRDAAARAEAIFSPVAIDLNMGCPAPKLAGRGGACLLQTPERAFDLVRAMRQGTRLEVSAKIRLGWDEDRSLEVAQGLEAAGVALITVHGRTSEQRYQGQADWEAIAKVAQSVKVPVLGCGDVTHAEHFFKRLQTGVAGIMIGRGAVGNPWIFRQIAGDNRDPSELERIQTALRHAQLNVQWYGEFHGVRQLRKVLYRYFPHRPELHPALKQVSTLEELHALLGGA; from the coding sequence CATGCTGCGCGTGCCCAGGGCGGTTTTGGCCCCCATGGCGGGCTACACCGATGCGCCCTTTCGGCGGCTGGCCTGGGAGCACGGGGCGGCCTGGACGGTAAGCGAGATGGTGCTGGCCAGGGGTTTTCTGGCTGGGGAGCGCAAATCCACCGAGCTGGGGGCTCCTTATCCGGGAGAGCCAAACCTAGTGGTGCAGCTTTTTGGCGACGACCCCGAGGTGCTGCGCGATGCAGCGGCCAGGGCGGAAGCCATTTTTTCGCCGGTGGCGATAGACCTGAACATGGGCTGCCCGGCCCCCAAGCTGGCCGGGCGGGGTGGGGCTTGTTTGTTGCAAACCCCCGAGCGGGCTTTTGACCTGGTGAGGGCTATGCGCCAGGGAACCCGGCTCGAGGTCAGCGCCAAGATTCGCCTGGGCTGGGACGAAGACCGGAGCCTGGAAGTGGCCCAGGGCTTGGAGGCCGCCGGGGTGGCTCTCATCACCGTGCATGGTCGCACCAGTGAGCAGCGCTACCAAGGGCAGGCCGACTGGGAAGCCATTGCCAAGGTGGCCCAAAGCGTAAAGGTGCCGGTGCTGGGCTGTGGAGACGTCACCCACGCTGAACATTTTTTTAAGCGCCTTCAAACTGGTGTTGCTGGGATCATGATCGGGCGGGGAGCGGTGGGCAACCCCTGGATTTTTCGGCAGATTGCGGGGGATAACCGCGACCCGAGCGAGCTCGAGCGTATCCAGACCGCGCTGCGCCACGCCCAACTTAATGTGCAGTGGTACGGCGAGTTTCACGGCGTTCGCCAGCTTCGCAAGGTGCTGTACCGCTACTTTCCCCACCGCCCCGAGCTACACCCCGCCCTCAAGCAGGTATCCACACTGGAAGAGTTGCACGCCCTGCTGGGCGGAGCCTAG
- a CDS encoding SRPBCC family protein, protein MNKAISVTAVVKAPLQTAWEAYTQPQHITQWNHASDDWHCPSATNDLRVGGRFSSTMAAKDGSFSFEFEGVYTHVEPHHRPAYTFGDRRAEVVFEPVTPGKTKVTVTFDLEDTNPEEMQRAGWQAILENYKKHAESLAG, encoded by the coding sequence ATGAACAAAGCCATCAGCGTTACTGCTGTAGTGAAGGCCCCGTTGCAAACCGCCTGGGAGGCCTACACCCAACCCCAACACATTACCCAGTGGAACCACGCCTCCGACGACTGGCACTGCCCCAGTGCCACCAACGACCTGCGGGTAGGCGGCAGGTTCAGCTCTACCATGGCGGCCAAGGACGGCAGCTTCAGCTTCGAGTTTGAGGGGGTTTATACCCATGTGGAGCCACACCACCGCCCCGCTTACACCTTCGGCGACCGCCGGGCCGAGGTGGTGTTCGAGCCGGTTACGCCCGGCAAGACCAAAGTCACCGTGACGTTCGACCTCGAGGACACCAACCCCGAAGAGATGCAGCGCGCCGGTTGGCAGGCTATCCTCGAGAACTACAAGAAGCACGCCGAGTCGCTGGCGGGGTGA
- a CDS encoding ABC transporter permease: protein MLDLFWVEFKRSWLYLRRYPSEFVGTVVSLSILFLLLFLGARFLAGPSAEFGERTEALLAGFLLWTLTLFSYSSLSFGLSEEAQTGTLEQVFLTPYGPIPLLLVRNLAGLGTQLLLMGSIALVLLLITGARLSFTPLLLLPITTVLLGGYGLGFAMASLALLFKRVQQLLGISQFLLIFLLQYPLEGSGWLAKLGYFVPLVPGADLTRQMMAKEAALDWNLLGLALLNGLAYLALGIVVFSRAVQAAKRRGLLFGY, encoded by the coding sequence ATGCTTGACCTCTTCTGGGTGGAGTTCAAACGCAGTTGGCTCTATCTGCGCCGTTATCCCAGCGAGTTCGTGGGAACCGTAGTGAGCCTCAGCATCCTCTTCTTGCTGCTGTTTTTGGGTGCCCGCTTTCTGGCTGGCCCCAGCGCCGAGTTTGGTGAGCGCACCGAAGCCCTTCTGGCCGGTTTCCTACTTTGGACCCTGACCCTTTTCTCCTATAGTTCGCTGTCTTTCGGGCTTTCCGAGGAGGCCCAGACCGGCACCCTCGAGCAGGTCTTTCTCACGCCCTATGGCCCCATACCCTTGCTGCTGGTGCGTAACCTGGCTGGCCTGGGCACCCAGCTCTTGCTCATGGGTAGTATCGCCCTGGTGCTGCTACTCATAACCGGGGCTCGCCTGAGCTTTACCCCCCTACTGCTGCTGCCCATCACGACGGTGCTGCTTGGCGGATACGGCCTGGGCTTTGCCATGGCCAGTCTGGCCCTGCTCTTCAAAAGGGTGCAGCAGTTGCTGGGTATTAGCCAGTTTTTGCTGATATTTCTGCTGCAATACCCGCTGGAAGGCAGCGGCTGGCTAGCCAAGCTGGGCTACTTTGTGCCGCTGGTCCCCGGCGCCGACCTCACCCGGCAGATGATGGCTAAAGAGGCCGCTCTGGACTGGAACCTGCTGGGCCTGGCCCTGCTGAACGGCCTGGCTTATCTGGCCCTGGGCATTGTGGTCTTTAGCCGGGCCGTGCAGGCCGCCAAGCGGCGGGGGCTGTTGTTTGGCTACTGA
- a CDS encoding ABC transporter ATP-binding protein: MTAVLEATGLHKRFGTLLAVEGVSLHLAQGEVLAFLGPNGAGKTTTIKMLAGLLWPDRGQVHLMGKDPHRDPWALRHLGAVLEGNRNVYWRMTAQENLVYFGVARGLRFGEASRRAQNILEQLGLAEKSRTEVRHLSRGMQQKLSLGVALMHHPELLLLDEPTLGLDVESALRVEEMVRGLAREGKAILLTTHQLEVAQRLASRLAIIQRGKILLEGRTAEVLGRFAGEHYVVELETPLPPERLASLRALGLEGEGPSYVYQGDGEGLWRLLEALKPWPLKKVARAETDLLEVFLKVVGHA; encoded by the coding sequence ATGACCGCTGTACTCGAGGCCACCGGACTTCACAAACGTTTTGGCACGCTGCTGGCGGTGGAAGGGGTGAGCCTGCACCTGGCCCAGGGCGAGGTACTGGCCTTTCTGGGGCCCAACGGGGCGGGCAAAACCACCACCATCAAGATGCTGGCCGGGCTGCTCTGGCCCGACCGGGGCCAGGTTCACCTGATGGGCAAAGACCCCCACCGGGACCCCTGGGCCCTACGCCACCTGGGGGCCGTACTGGAGGGCAACCGCAATGTCTACTGGCGCATGACCGCGCAGGAGAACCTGGTCTACTTCGGGGTGGCCCGGGGCCTCCGGTTTGGAGAAGCCTCCCGGCGGGCGCAAAACATTCTGGAGCAGCTGGGACTGGCTGAAAAAAGCCGCACCGAGGTGCGCCACCTTTCCCGCGGCATGCAGCAGAAGCTTTCGCTGGGCGTAGCCCTCATGCACCACCCTGAGCTGTTGCTGCTGGATGAGCCCACCCTGGGGCTGGATGTGGAAAGCGCCTTGCGGGTCGAGGAGATGGTGCGGGGGCTGGCCCGGGAGGGCAAGGCCATCCTGCTCACCACCCACCAGCTCGAGGTGGCCCAGCGCCTGGCCAGCCGCCTGGCCATCATCCAGCGAGGGAAAATTCTGCTGGAGGGCCGCACCGCCGAGGTACTGGGCCGTTTTGCCGGGGAACACTACGTGGTCGAGCTAGAGACCCCACTTCCACCTGAGCGGCTGGCATCGTTGCGGGCTCTGGGGCTCGAGGGGGAGGGGCCTAGCTATGTCTACCAAGGTGATGGCGAGGGGCTGTGGCGGCTGCTCGAGGCCCTCAAGCCCTGGCCCCTCAAGAAGGTGGCCCGGGCCGAGACCGATCTGCTGGAGGTATTCTTGAAGGTGGTGGGCCATGCTTGA